A part of Aegilops tauschii subsp. strangulata cultivar AL8/78 chromosome 2, Aet v6.0, whole genome shotgun sequence genomic DNA contains:
- the LOC109778865 gene encoding uncharacterized protein, translating to MVFSGAWLAAAARVPAELCQGPPRPGQRRRLRADEVLRALLTPPARELERLAECLYVFFCLPLPEPDQYYVPASGRGGWMARRPPGAVLYSYRRSLSLSSDGGSSSSTWMGGSDEEGLYYSDD from the coding sequence ATGGTGTTCAGCGGCGCgtggctggcggcggcggcgcgggtgccGGCGGAGCTGTGCCAGGGGCCGCCGCGgccggggcagcggcggcggctgcgggccGACGAGGTGCTGCGCGCGCTGCTCACGCCGCCCGCGCGGGAGCTGGAGCGCCTGGCCGAGTGCCTCTACGTCTTCTTCTGCCTGCCGCTGCCGGAGCCGGACCAGTACTACGTGCCGGCGTCCGGGCGCGGCGGCTGGATGGCGCGCCGGCCGCCCGGCGCCGTGCTGTACAGCTACCGGAGGTCCCTCTCGCTCTCCTCCGACGGCGGCTCGTCGTCGTCCACGTGGATGGGCGGCTCCGACGAGGAGGGGCTGTACTACTCGGACGACTAG